The following DNA comes from Chitinophaga nivalis.
ACCATAGCCGATTTTACTTTGTAAAAGGCATAGCGATGCAGTTTTCCATAATGTTCATGAAAAAAAGTACTAAACAATGACAGATATGTACGATCGGTGGCCTCTTCCAAAACTTGCTACAGGGTATTTTGTTGTATCATCTGCCTATATAACACCTAGAGGTGGGGTATCCCCTTATTCCAACAGCCGGAAAAAACAGATTTTAAGTTTCTTTTAACAAAATAACGGCATACGTCACCGGAAGACGCACCACTGACAGGAATCCTCTTTTTTCCTCACCCACCATAAAATCAAATCCGTAATAGGAAAGTATAGGCTAATAAAAAACATCTAGTCGATGCCTAAGTATGCTTTAGCTATGCTTTCAGCCTTTGCTCTCGCAACTACTCCCCCTTTAAATTCCTCAGGATATTCATTGGAGCTATCTACTGTGATTTCATTCATTTCCATATCATAAACAGCCCACCACCAATAATCTTCGTCCATCCATTCCGCCCGCAACATTAAACCCGCCCATTCAGCGGTACAATCATCAGAAAGATCTCCTTGCCAAACAATTGGTTCTTTAGCTAATATTTTCCGTTTGTCATCAATCATTGCTAAACTAGGTAACTATTAAATTCGGGCAAGAAAAATTACGTACACCACAAAATAAAAAAAATTCTAAAAAGATTAGAAAACTCCAAACAAATACCATTTTACGTCCGTATAGCCAGCTATGTTTTGGTAATACCAAAACTCTTAACCTTTTCATGCTGCGCATTCAATATCCTATAACAGAAATAGCGCAAGAAGAATCAAGCACCATTATCATTTAGGCATAACACATAAAAAAACTCGATGCCTCTAATCCTGCTCTCCGAAAATGGAGATAGATAAACTATTGGTTACTCTCTCAGCAATCTCACATATCTTTTCCTTCCCTACCCTGCTTAATGCCCACACTAGTTTCCTTCAACACGTTTATCCATTTCCCACATTTTCCTATAGAAAGTTGGAGTATTATAATTATAATTACACTCCTCACTAACACGCTCTCTAAAAAGTACCGGCAGTTTGGAAAATGTAGTATGTAACTCAAGTAAAATGTTTACTGGTTGGGATTTAATGCTCTTGTAGAATCAACTTCTACAAGGTTATAACTACATAAGAGTATTTCTCTTTACTCTCCTTCGTGATCCCCCTTGGGATTAATACATATACTCGTGATACTTTGTAGTACCTACGTTCGTTAGCAATGAGCATTTATTGCCAGGCGTAATATTAATCTATAATAGGTTCAACCAATATTGTCAAGATCTATAAAAGTCTCATAAACAAGCAACAGCCGTCACCAACATTTACTCCCAAAAATTTCTTTTATATGTGCACATTTAGCGCTATTATAGCGCCTTCTAAACCGTTAGCAACTTAAAACGTATATTTTAACTTTAGCATGGAAAAAAGAATATTTTGGGAGATTATTGAAAAATCTCTGCTGGTACAAGAAGATCAGGCCAACGAACTTCAACGTCTACTTTCTCAGTTTTCATTAAGTGACATCGTAGATTTTGAAATTATTATGAGAGAATTAATCATAGAACTAGATGACTATAAGGTGATGGGGATACCAAAAATAATTGATGGTTATGTGAGCGATGATTCCTACATATATTTCCGGTGTTGGATAATTAGTAAGGGTAGGGAAATATTTGACATCGCTCTGCAGCATCCTGATGACATAGCGAAAATTGTTGACCAATCAACTTTACCTGATTTTGAAGACCTTTTGTATATAGCTGACAATGCCTATCAATTTAAAAGCGGCGTTGGTGATGACGATGACAATTTGCCAAGAAATATAGCCTATAGCAAAGGTTTGGATTACGATTTAGACGCGCCTCCCACTAAAGGTACTAAATGCGAAGAGCGTGATCTGCCTGGTGTCTATCCAAAACTGTGGGCAATTTTTAACTAGTTTCAATAGTCTTCGTTTTAGCATAATCCTATAGCGGGTTAGTTAAGCTAGTACAAAAACTAACCCGCTGTAGTTATGCTAGGACATTATAAAATCGTTGTTCCTACCAACCTGCTGTTTCAGTCTCCATACTCCAAAGCGTATATTCGTTCTTCAAATGGTCCTTAGCTTATATCTTGAAGACTTCGAAAGCAATTTTTTGCTTTCCCATATTGTACTATTAATTTAAAGTTAAAATATATCTTATTGATGCACTTTATCTAGTAGTTTTCAATTCATGGGACGAGGCTCATAAATCGACGATTCTCTCATTAGAATAAATCCTTTTTATGTATACCTATACAGGTATTTTTACGTCATTTAATTAATAAAAAAACATCTGCTACTTAATTTTTTCAAATATTCAACAAACCTATCTTCTTAGCCTTTAAATCTGCTATTTCTTTTTCAATTTCTAAAATTTTACTATTTAGCTTATCACAAAAAGATCCTATTTTCTGCGGCAACCGAGACTGGGCTAAATAGTTACGAAAATCGCCTTCTTCTAGATAGCTCATATAAATCCTCTTTACAATCCTCTCTTCATGATCATTTATTTTAGGCTCACTTTTGATTCGAGTATCTGAATCAGCCTTATTAATGAGAGACCTAACAATAGGATTCGCTGCTGATGGAGCAAAACGGTAAAGTATGACATTTAAATTTATCCCAACAACAAATGAAGCCAACTCTTTAAACACATTTCCAGTTGTAGTCATAGATTCAAATACCATTTCACCATTTTCAATATTTTCGATATAACTAAATCCAATATCTAAATATTTCATTAACTGCATTGCGACATACATTACATCTCCACCATAGGAAATTATTTTCAAAAATTGATGCATCTCTTCAATCACATACATACTATAAAAACTCTCTTTATCTAATTCAATGCATAGCAGCCAAAAATTACTTAAATCACTACCAGATAATGTATTTAAGTTGTGCTTATAAAATGATTCTTTAAATTCAACGCTCTCCTGACTAAGTAACAAAGCAACATAATATTCTTGTTGGGATCTATGCGGGAAAGAATAAATTGCACCATCTAATAATATTATATTTATTGAAACAACTAAATCGTAAATCAGGTCATCTACCTTAAATGAGAGATTCTTTAGTTTTTGAATTTTAAGAAGAATAGATGTCAAA
Coding sequences within:
- a CDS encoding DUF4240 domain-containing protein, producing MEKRIFWEIIEKSLLVQEDQANELQRLLSQFSLSDIVDFEIIMRELIIELDDYKVMGIPKIIDGYVSDDSYIYFRCWIISKGREIFDIALQHPDDIAKIVDQSTLPDFEDLLYIADNAYQFKSGVGDDDDNLPRNIAYSKGLDYDLDAPPTKGTKCEERDLPGVYPKLWAIFN